A genomic stretch from Coffea arabica cultivar ET-39 chromosome 10c, Coffea Arabica ET-39 HiFi, whole genome shotgun sequence includes:
- the LOC140016116 gene encoding SWI/SNF complex subunit SWI3B-like codes for MGTDNNHHHNNDTTITTTPATLGPNISNNNNNSSSTANNKSPPKPPIKPAEPPTPTTTTTLQPFGSSPNTADSDFISIPSYSRWFSWDNIHQCELRFLPEFFDGRSASKNPKTYKYYRNAIIQRFRDNPSSTPTKKITFTEVRKTIVGDVGSIRRVFDFLEAWGLINYSPSSSSSSSNKAAAAPQQLSHNDNKDSSSSATKSAAAPPPPPPPDAPPSASADNSTTAAAAGGPKKRLCSACKSPCTISCFTSDKHNLTLCARCYVSNNFRVGISSTDFRRVEISDVVKTDWTDKETLHLLEAIMHYGDDWKKVAEHVGGGRSDKDCVARFLKLPFGEQFVGAPESSEMVDNQLTSRGSSFQNKRMRLSPLADASNPILAQAAFLSALAGVEVAEVAAHAAVTALSDFAGVKIKANLKSVPADAKQQDFDVASHGDTAYRMDGALAEAQSELEKEEEDVERALSEIAVQTKELQDKIVHFEELDLQVERESQQLQQLKDLLYVDQLTLLFYKAAAHKSGESMVESIKAE; via the exons ATGGGCACCGACAACAACCACCACCATAATAACGATACCACCATCACCACCACCCCCGCAACGCTCGGTCCtaacatcagcaacaacaacaacaacagcaGCAGCACCGCCAACAACAAGTCACCTCCCAAACCCCCTATTAAGCCTGCTGAACCCCCCACTCCTACTACCACCACCACTCTGCAACCATTCGGCTCCTCCCCCAACACTGCCGACTCCGACTTCATCTCCATCCCCAGCTATTCCC GATGGTTTAGTTGGGACAACATCCACCAGTGCGAGCTTCGATTCCTGCCGGAATTCTTCGACGGAAGATCAGCCTCCAAGAACCCCAAGACTTACAAATACTACAGGAATGCCATCATTCAGAGATTCAGGGACAACCCCTCCTCCACCCCCACCAAAAAAATCACCTTTACCGAAGTCCGCAAGACCATCGTTGGAGACGTCGGCTCCATTCGCCGGGTTTTTGATTTCTTGGAGGCCTGGGGTTTGATTAATTACTctccctcttcttcttcctcctcttctAATAAGGCTGCCGCTGCCCCCCAACAACTCTCCCACAATGACAACAAGGactcctcctcctccgccaCCAAATCTGCTgctgctcctcctcctcctcctcctcctgatGCTCCCCCCTCTGCCTCTGCTGATAATTCTACTACTGCTGCTGCAGCTGGCGGCCCGAAGAAGAGATTGTGCAGTGCCTGCAAATCTCCCTGCACCATTTCTTGCTTTACTTCAGATAAG CACAATTTGACTCTTTGTGCAAGGTGCTACGTCAGCAACAATTTTAGGGTTGGAATCAGTTCTACAGATTTCAGAAGGGTCGAGATTAGTGATGTCGTAAAGACCGATTGGACAGACAAAGAAACTCTCCACCTACTGGAAGCTATCATGCATTACGGTGATGACTGGAAGAAGGTAGCTGAGCATGTTGGTGGTGGTAGAAGTGACAAAGACTGTGTGGCTCGCTTTCTTAAGCTCCCCTTTGGTGAACAGTTTGTTGGGGCTCCAGAATCTTCCGAGATGGTGGATAATCAACTTACCTCAAGAGGTTCATCCTTCCAAAACAAACGGATGCGACTTTCACCGCTTGCAGACGCAAGCAACCCAATTCTGGCTCAG GCTGCTTTTCTTTCTGCTCTGGCTGGGGTAGAGGTAGCAGAAGTTGCAGCACACGCTGCTGTGACAGCCTTGTCTGATTTTGCTGGTGTAAAAATCAAAGCTAATCTGAAATCTGTTCCTGCTGATGCAAAACAGCAAG ATTTTGACGTTGCATCTCATGGTGACACTGCATATAGAATGGATGGTGCTCTTGCTGAAGCACAATCTGAGcttgaaaaggaagaagaggatGTGGAGAGAGCCCTTTCTGAGATAGCCGTTCAG ACGAAGGAACTTCAAGACAAGATTGTTCACTTTGAGGAATTAGACTTACAAGTGGAGAGGGAGAGCCAACAATTGCAGCAGCTCAAGGATCTGCTCTATGTTGACCAGTTAACTTTGCTATTTTATAAGGCCGCAGCACATAAATCAGGAGAAAGCATGGTGGAAAGTATCAAAGCAGAATGA
- the LOC113712265 gene encoding psbP domain-containing protein 3, chloroplastic isoform X1, translated as MALVAEGLRSCCCSIFFLRLQSQYRRRLSLTQLSHLCTTTEPSSSSPFKLNGGLRKRNTYLTTLNLSCSNVDVDTDDGGWSQQQNQSAAARPTKRRVLLLQGVVAAGSCSLPLALITTPIANANSVAFSRDTDAPAQDYFRVYSDDVNKFQILIPRDWQVGSGEGDGIRSLTAFYPQEPSNSNVSVVITGLGADFTRLESFGKVDAFAETLVSGLDRSWQRPPGVAAKLIDSKAANGLYYIEYTLQNPGESRRHLFSVLGIANNGWYNRLYTLTGQFVEEEAEKYGSTIEKINLVAANEVHYN; from the exons ATGGCATTGGTGGCTGAAGGCCTCCGCAGCTGCTGCTGTAGCATCTTCTTCTTGCGCCTGCAGTCTCAGTACCGCCGCCGCCTCAGCCTGACTCAGCTCTCCCACTTGTGCACCACCACTGAACCATCTTCATCTTCTCCCTTCAAACTCAATg GAGGCCTCCGCAAAAGAAACACCTACCTCACCACCTTAAATCTCTCCTGCTCCAACGTTGATGTTGATACCGATGACGG TGGCTGGAGTCAGCAGCAAAACCAATCTGCTGCTGCCCGGCCGACCAAAAGGAGAGTGCTGTTGCTTCAGGGTGTCGTTGCTGCTGGCTCATGTTCCCTCCCTCTTGCATTAATTACCACTCCCATTGCTAATGCTAATTCTGTTGCTTTTTCAAGAGACACCG ATGCCCCCGCACAAGATTACTTTCGTGTATATTCAGATGATGTTAATAAGTTCCAGATTCTGATACCTCGAG ATTGGCAAGTGGGCAGTGGGGAGGGTGATGGGATAAGGTCGCTCACTGCCTTCTACCCTCAAGAGCCTTCTAATTCAAATG TCAGCGTAGTGATCACGGGCCTTGGTGCTGATTTCACCAGATTGGAATCCTTCGGCAAAGTTGATGCTTTTGCAGAAACTCTG GTTAGTGGGTTGGATAGAAGCTGGCAAAGGCCACCGGGTGTTGCAGCAAAACTTATAGATTCCAAAGCTGCTAATG GATTATACTACATCGAGTACACACTCCAAAATCCTGGTGAAAGTCGTAGACACTTATTTTCGGTGCTTGGAATAGCAAATAATGGTTGGTACAATAGATTGTATACTCTCACTGGGCAG TTTGTTGAAGAGGAGGCAGAGAAATATGGTTCCACAATCGAGAAG ATTAATCTAGTTGCTGCAAATGAGGTTCATTATAATTAG
- the LOC113712265 gene encoding psbP domain-containing protein 3, chloroplastic isoform X2 codes for MALVAEGLRSCCCSIFFLRLQSQYRRRLSLTQLSHLCTTTEPSSSSPFKLNGGLRKRNTYLTTLNLSCSNVDVDTDDGGWSQQQNQSAAARPTKRRVLLLQGVVAAGSCSLPLALITTPIANANSVAFSRDTDAPAQDYFRVYSDDVNKFQILIPRDWQVGSGEGDGIRSLTAFYPQEPSNSNVSVVITGLGADFTRLESFGKVDAFAETLVSGLDRSWQRPPGVAAKLIDSKAANGLYYIEYTLQNPGESRRHLFSVLGIANNGWYNRLYTLTGQFVEEEAEKYGSTIEKAVASFRLI; via the exons ATGGCATTGGTGGCTGAAGGCCTCCGCAGCTGCTGCTGTAGCATCTTCTTCTTGCGCCTGCAGTCTCAGTACCGCCGCCGCCTCAGCCTGACTCAGCTCTCCCACTTGTGCACCACCACTGAACCATCTTCATCTTCTCCCTTCAAACTCAATg GAGGCCTCCGCAAAAGAAACACCTACCTCACCACCTTAAATCTCTCCTGCTCCAACGTTGATGTTGATACCGATGACGG TGGCTGGAGTCAGCAGCAAAACCAATCTGCTGCTGCCCGGCCGACCAAAAGGAGAGTGCTGTTGCTTCAGGGTGTCGTTGCTGCTGGCTCATGTTCCCTCCCTCTTGCATTAATTACCACTCCCATTGCTAATGCTAATTCTGTTGCTTTTTCAAGAGACACCG ATGCCCCCGCACAAGATTACTTTCGTGTATATTCAGATGATGTTAATAAGTTCCAGATTCTGATACCTCGAG ATTGGCAAGTGGGCAGTGGGGAGGGTGATGGGATAAGGTCGCTCACTGCCTTCTACCCTCAAGAGCCTTCTAATTCAAATG TCAGCGTAGTGATCACGGGCCTTGGTGCTGATTTCACCAGATTGGAATCCTTCGGCAAAGTTGATGCTTTTGCAGAAACTCTG GTTAGTGGGTTGGATAGAAGCTGGCAAAGGCCACCGGGTGTTGCAGCAAAACTTATAGATTCCAAAGCTGCTAATG GATTATACTACATCGAGTACACACTCCAAAATCCTGGTGAAAGTCGTAGACACTTATTTTCGGTGCTTGGAATAGCAAATAATGGTTGGTACAATAGATTGTATACTCTCACTGGGCAG TTTGTTGAAGAGGAGGCAGAGAAATATGGTTCCACAATCGAGAAG GCTGTTGCTTCTTTCAGATTAATCTAG
- the LOC113712265 gene encoding psbP domain-containing protein 3, chloroplastic isoform X3 — MALVAEGLRSCCCSIFFLRLQSQYRRRLSLTQLSHLCTTTEPSSSSPFKLNGGLRKRNTYLTTLNLSCSNVDVDTDDGGWSQQQNQSAAARPTKRRVLLLQGVVAAGSCSLPLALITTPIANANSVAFSRDTDAPAQDYFRVYSDDVNKFQILIPRDWQVGSGEGDGIRSLTAFYPQEPSNSNVSVVITGLGADFTRLESFGKVDAFAETLVSGLDRSWQRPPGVAAKLIDSKAANGNTTFSCV, encoded by the exons ATGGCATTGGTGGCTGAAGGCCTCCGCAGCTGCTGCTGTAGCATCTTCTTCTTGCGCCTGCAGTCTCAGTACCGCCGCCGCCTCAGCCTGACTCAGCTCTCCCACTTGTGCACCACCACTGAACCATCTTCATCTTCTCCCTTCAAACTCAATg GAGGCCTCCGCAAAAGAAACACCTACCTCACCACCTTAAATCTCTCCTGCTCCAACGTTGATGTTGATACCGATGACGG TGGCTGGAGTCAGCAGCAAAACCAATCTGCTGCTGCCCGGCCGACCAAAAGGAGAGTGCTGTTGCTTCAGGGTGTCGTTGCTGCTGGCTCATGTTCCCTCCCTCTTGCATTAATTACCACTCCCATTGCTAATGCTAATTCTGTTGCTTTTTCAAGAGACACCG ATGCCCCCGCACAAGATTACTTTCGTGTATATTCAGATGATGTTAATAAGTTCCAGATTCTGATACCTCGAG ATTGGCAAGTGGGCAGTGGGGAGGGTGATGGGATAAGGTCGCTCACTGCCTTCTACCCTCAAGAGCCTTCTAATTCAAATG TCAGCGTAGTGATCACGGGCCTTGGTGCTGATTTCACCAGATTGGAATCCTTCGGCAAAGTTGATGCTTTTGCAGAAACTCTG GTTAGTGGGTTGGATAGAAGCTGGCAAAGGCCACCGGGTGTTGCAGCAAAACTTATAGATTCCAAAGCTGCTAATGGTAACACAACTTTCTCCTGTGTATGA
- the LOC113712206 gene encoding AT-hook motif nuclear-localized protein 10: protein MSASEAGGGGGGEVITATTTRDNTSFSLPSIQKSTPPPPAPPQPQSLLHNLSFAYPNDPPNLYKPPLSASSPPYQPATADSSAPASSGLLLSNNVNLNSGADTVKRKRGRPRKYGPDGSIAMALVPSPPPTAAAPPPPGVHFSPSLHQPPSLAVPPPSGMPSSPSPSTKKARGRPPGSGKKQPVEALGSVGIGFTPHVITVKAGEDVSAKIMSFSQHGPRAVCILSANGAISNVTLRQTATSGGTATYEGRFDILSLSGSFLLSEVGGQRSRTGGLSISLAGPDGRVLGGCVAGLLTAASPVQVIVGSFVADGRKESKTVNHVVEPSHAPLKVNPSGASSPPSRGTLSLSESSGSPLNHSTGACNNVSAQAMSSMPWK, encoded by the exons ATGTCAGCGTCTGAGGCTGGAGGTGGAGGAGGAGGGGAAGTGATCACTGCTACCACCACCAGGGACAACACCTCATTCTCCCTCCCGTCCATCCAGAAATCTACGCCACCTCCTCCCGCTCCCCCCCAGCCCCAGTCCCTCCTCCACAACCTGTCTTTCGCCTACCCCAACGACCCACCTAATCTCTACAAACCTCCTCTCTCAGCCTCTTCCCCGCCATACCAGCCCGCCACCGCCGACTCCTCCGCCCCTGCCTCCTCTGGTCTGCTGCTTTCTAACAATGTCAACCTCAATTCTGGTGCCGACACCGTCAAGCGCAAGAGAGGAAGGCCCAGAAAGTACGGCCCAGATGGTTCCATAGCCATGGCTCTCGTGCCCTCTCCTCCTCCAACTGCTGCTGCTCCGCCTCCACCTGGCGTACATTTCTCTCCATCACTGCACCAGCCTCCCTCTCTTGCTGTTCCTCCACCTTCTGGAATGCCGTCATCACCGTCACCTTCCACCAAGAAGGCTAGAGGCAGGCCACCTGGTTCTGGCAAAAAGCAACCAGTTGAAGCTTTGG GATCAGTTGGAATAGGATTTACACCGCATGTCATAACTGTCAAAGCTGGGGAG GACGTGTCTGCCAAAATAATGTCCTTTTCTCAGCATGGCCCTAGAGCCGTCTGTATTTTGTCTGCAAATGGGGCCATATCAAATGTGACTCTTCGTCAAACTGCAACATCCGGCGGAACTGCAACTTACGAG GGTCGGTTTGATATTCTGTCTCTTTCTGGTTCATTTTTGCTATCTGAAGTTGGTGGCCAGCGGAGCAGAACTGGTGGGCTAAGCATCTCATTGGCTGGACCAGATGGACGGGTTCTTGGTGGTTGTGTGGCAGGTCTTCTGACTGCTGCATCCCCTGTTCAG GTCATTGTTGGCAGTTTTGTGGCTGATGGTCGCAAGGAGTCAAAAACAGTTAACCATGTGGTGGAGCCTTCACATGCTCCATTGAAGGTTAATCCCAGTGGGGCCAGCAGCCCTCCATCTCGTGGGACTCTCAGTCTCAGTGAATCTTCTGGCAGCCCATTAAATCACAGCACTGGGGCCTGCAATAATGTTAGTGCACAAGCCATGTCTAGCATGCCGTGGAAATAA
- the LOC113712205 gene encoding uncharacterized protein, which translates to MHLSENEGIEKKRFVVTGGAGFVGSALCLELVRRGALSVKAFDLNIHSSFSDRLRQQGVHLIQGDVTCKEDVEKALRGVDCVFHLASYGMSGKEMLQYGRVDEVNINGTCHVLDACLHHGIARLVYVSTYNVVFGGQEIVNGNETLPYFPMDHHVDPYGRSKAIAEQLVLKTNGRPLRNTNKNGKCLYACAVRPAAIYGPGEERHLPRIVNFAKLGLLPFRVGNPSVKTDWVYVDNLVLALLLASMGLLDDIPGKEGSPIAAGQPYFISDGSPVNSFEFLHPLLNSLDYELPKASLAVRHALLLGNFFWAFYSFMYPWLNRSWLPQPLMLPAEVYKVGVTHYFSFVKAKEELGYIPMVSPREGMAATISYWQDKKRRNLDGPTIYAWLFCVIGMLSLFAAAYLPDFGPIPLVRSFSLLFLRSVTALRLLFLISAALHVGEAIYAWNLAKKVDPANSKGWFWQTFALGFFSLRFLLKRAKR; encoded by the exons ATGCATTTGAGCGAGAACGAAGGGATAGAGAAAAAGAGGTTTGTGGTTACGGGTGGGGCGGGATTCGTGGGTTCCGCCCTCTGCCTTGAGCTGGTCAGGAGAGGGGCGCTCTCAGTCAAGGCCTTTGATCTTAATATCCACTCTTCCTTCTCCGACCGCCTCCGCCAACAGGGAGTCCACTTGATCCAAG GGGATGTTACTTGCAAAGAAGATGTGGAAAAGGCGTTGCGCGGGGTGGACTGTGTATTCCACCTGGCCTCTTATGGCATGTCCGGGAAGGAAATGCTCCAGTACGGTCGGGTGGACGAGGTGAACATCAATGGGACTTGCCATGTCTTGGATGCTTGCCTCCACCACGGGATCGCCAGGCTTGTATATGTCAGCACCTACAATGTTGTGTTTGGCGGACAAGAAATTGTGAATGGCAATGAAACTCTACCTTACTTCCCCATGGATCACCACGTTGATCCTTATGGTCGTAGTAAAGCTATTGCCGAGCAACTGGTTTTGAAGACTAATGGCCGCCCCCTCAG GAACACaaacaaaaatggaaaatgcctgTACGCGTGTGCTGTGCGTCCTGCTGCAATTTATGGGCCTGGCGAAGAAAGGCACCTGCCGAGGATTGTAAATTTTGCCAAGTTAGGTCTGCTGCCGTTTAGAGTTGGAAATCCAAGTGTGAAAACTGACTGGGTTTATGTGGACAACCTTGTACTAGCCCTACTGTTAGCCAGCATGGGACTTTTGGATGACATCCCTGGAAAAGAAGGATCTCCCATTGCTGCTGGCCAGCCTTACTTCATATCTGAcg GTTCTCCAGTCAATAGTTTCGAGTTCCTCCATCCACTGCTCAATAGTTTAGATTATGAACTCCCAAAGGCGTCATTAGCTGTTCGCCATGCTCTGCTTTTGGGGAATTTCTTTTGGGCTTTCTACAGTTTTATGTACCCGTGGTTGAATCGATCATGGCTTCCTCAACCACTGATGCTTCCCGCTGAAGTGTACAAG GTTGGTGTAACCCATTACTTCTCCTTTGTGAAAGCAAAAGAGGAGCTTGGGTACATCCCTATGGTGAGTCCTCGCGAGGGTATGGCAGCAACCATCTCGTATTGGCAAGACAAGAAGAGGAGAAATTTGGATGGGCCTACAATATATGCATGGCTGTTCTGTGTGATTGGAATGCTTTCACTATTTGCCGCTGCTTACCTTCCAGATTTTGGACCTATTCCCCTAGTTAGATCTTTTAGTCTTCTGTTCCTGCGTTCTGTGACAGCATTGAGGTTGCTTTTCCTTATATCGGCTGCATTACATGTTGGTGAAGCTATATATGCTTGGAATCTTGCGAAAAAGGTGGATCCTGCAAACTCCAAGGGATGGTTTTGGCAAACTTTTGCTTTGGGGTTTTTTTCTTTGCGTTTCTTGTTGAAGAGAGCCAAAAGATAG
- the LOC140016076 gene encoding heavy metal-associated isoprenylated plant protein 28-like — METVEMKVEMAGIHEKRLRKCLSKLKGIEKVEVDGKSEKVTVTGYPHRNKILKAVRRGGLRADFWSPQNELLLLNAYASSAAAAPFPFNNFTSFF, encoded by the exons ATGGAG ACCGTAGAAATGAAGGTGGAGATGGCTGGGATACATGAGAAAAGACTTCGGAAATGTCTGTCAAAGTTGAAGG GGATAGAGAAAGTGGAAGTGGATGGAAAGAGTGAGAAGGTAACGGTGACCGGATACCCCCATCGCAACAAGATCCTGAAAGCAGTGAGGAGAGGTGGCCTCAGAGCTGATTTCTGGTCTCCTCAAAATGAGCTCCTGCTCCTCAATGCATATGCCTCCTCCGCCGCAGCGGCCCCCTTCCCCTTCAACAATTTCACCTCCTTCTTCTAG
- the LOC113712235 gene encoding monosaccharide-sensing protein 2-like, with product MKGAVFVALSATVGNFLQGWDNATIAGAVVYMKKELDLEATVEGLVVAMSLIGATLITTCSGSISDWIGRRPMLILSSSFYFFSGLVMLWSPNVYVLLLARLLDGFGIGLAVTLTPLYISETAPSEIRGSLNTLPQFAGSAGMFLAYCMIFGMSLMTSPNWRLMLGVLSIPSLIYFALTVFYLPESPRWLVSKGRMLEAKRVLQRLRGKEDVSGEMALLVEGLAVDGETSLEEYMIGPADEVTDDQVPAAGKEQIKLYGSEAGMSWVAKPVTGQSTLGLVSRQGSMVNQSIPFMDPLVTLFGSVHEKVPEMGSMRSMLFPNFGSMISTTEPQAKNEEWDEESLLRDGEGYASDAASADSDGNLQSPLISRQTTSLEKDMVAPPSHGSILSMRRHSSLMKDNAGEPVGSMGIGGGWQIAWRWSEREGGDGRKEGGFKRIFMHEEAGPGSLRGSVVSFPGGDVPEDAEFVQAAALVSQPALYSMELINQHPVGPAMLHPSETATKGPGWAAVLEPGVKRALLVGMGIQILQQFAGINGVMYYTPQILEQAGVEVLLSNLGIGSDSASFIISALTNFLMLPSIGVAMWFMDLSGRRALLLSTIPVLTVSLVILVVANVVDLGTIAHAVMSTLCVVLYFCCFVMGYGPVPNILCAEIFPTRVRGLCIAICSLVYWICDVIVTYTLPVLLSSIGLAGVFGIYAVVCVISWVFVFLRVPETKGMPLEVITEFFAVGAKKPAAT from the exons ATGAAAGGGGCTGTTTTTGTTGCTCTGTCTGCCACAGTTGGCAACTTTTTGCAGGGTTGGGACAATGCTACTATCGCAG GTGCTGTTGTTTACATGAAAAAAGAGCTTGATTTGGAGGCTACTGTGGAAGGGCTAGTTGTGGCCATGTCACTCATTGGTGCTACCCTCATCACAACTTGCTCCGGCTCCATATCAGATTGGATTGGACGACGCCCGATGCTCATTCTCTCATCTTCCTTTTACTTTTTCAGTGGCTTGGTCATGCTATGGTCGCCAAATGTTTATGTCCTACTTCTGGCAAGGCTACTTGATGGATTTGGAATTGGGTTGGCAGTCACTTTAACGCCACTCTACATATCTGAGACTGCTCCATCAGAGATAAGGGGATCACTTAATACTTTACCGCAATTCGCTGGTTCTGCTGGAATGTTTTTGGCCTACTGTATGATATTTGGGATGTCCCTGATGACCTCACCAAACTGGCGGTTAATGCTAGGAGTCCTTTCTATTCCTTCACTAATTTATTTTGCATTAACAGTATTCTATTTACCTGAATCTCCTCGATGGCTTGTGAGCAAAGGAAGGATGCTTGAGGCCAAACGAGTTTTGCAGAGACTTCGTGGCAAGGAAGATGTTTCAG GGGAGATGGCTTTGCTTGTTGAAGGTTTGGCAGTTGATGGTGAAACATCTTTAGAAGAGTACATGATTGGTCCAGCTGATGAAGTTACTGATGATCAGGTTCCAGCTGCTGGAAAAGAACAGATCAAATTGTATGGATCTGAAGCAGGCATGTCTTGGGTTGCCAAACCAGTCACCGGTCAGAGTACTCTTGGCCTTGTTTCCCGCCAAGGAAGCATGGTTAACCAAAGCATTCCTTTTATGGATCCTCTTGTGACCCTTTTTGGCAGTGTCCATGAGAAGGTCCCTGAGATGGGTAGTATGCGTAGCATGCTGTTTCCAAACTTTGGAAGTATGATCAGTACAACAGAGCCACAGGCCAAAAATGAAGAATGGGATGAGGAGAGCCTTCTGAGGGATGGGGAAGGTTATGCATCAGATGCTGCTAGTGCAGACTCTGATGGTAATTTGCAGAGTCCATTAATCTCACGCCAAACCACGAGCCTAGAGAAGGacatggttgctcctccttctCATGGAAGCATCCTGAGTATGAGACGTCATAGTAGCCTCATGAAAGACAATGCTGGAGAACCTGTTGGTAGCATGGGCATTGGTGGTGGTTGGCAAATAGCGTGGAGATGGTCGGAGAGAGAGGGTGGAGATGGAAGAAAAGAAGGTGGCTTCAAAAGGATCTTTATGCATGAAGAGGCAGGCCCAGGGTCCTTGCGTGGGTCCGTTGTTTCATTTCCTGGTGGTGATGTTCCTGAAGATGCTGAGTTTGTCCAGGCTGCGGCTCTGGTAAGCCAACCTGCTCTTTATTCCATGGAGCTTATAAATCAGCATCCAGTTGGACCAGCAATGCTTCATCCATCAGAAACCGCTACAAAAGGTCCAGGTTGGGCTGCAGTTCTTGAACCAGGAGTTAAACGTGCGTTACTTGTTGGTATgggaattcaaattttgcagcAG TTTGCTGGAATAAATGGGGTAATGTACTATACTCCACAAATCCTAGAACAGGCAGGAGTTGAGGTTCTTCTTTCCAATCTTGGAATTGGATCAGACTCTGCTTCTTTCATTATAAGTGCGTTAACAAACTTTTTGATGCTTCCATCGATTGGTGTTGCAATGTGGTTCATGGATCTGTCTGGTAGAAG GGCACTGCTGCTCTCGACCATACCGGTTCTTACGGTGTCACTGGTTATTCTGGTTGTTGCCAATGTGGTGGATCTCGGCACCATAGCACATGCTGTGATGTCTACCCTGTGCGTCGTGCTATACTTCTGCTGTTTTGTCATGGGATATGGACCGGTTCCCAATATTCTTTGTGCTGAAATATTTCCTACACGCGTCCGTGGACTCTGCATCGCCATTTGTTCCTTGGTTTACTGGATATGTGATGTCATTGTCACCTATACGCTACCTGTGTTGCTTAGTTCCATTGGTTTGGCCGGTGTGTTTGGCATCTATGCTGTTGTCTGTGTGATCTCCTGGGTATTTGTTTTCTTGAGGGTTCCAGAGACCAAGGGCATGCCCCTTGAAGTCATTACTGAGTTCTTTGCTGTTGGTGCGAAAAAGCCTGCTGCCACTTAA